A window of the Synechococcus sp. M16.1 genome harbors these coding sequences:
- the rplX gene encoding 50S ribosomal protein L24, with protein MATATTKAKATERIKMRIRKGDTVQVIAGKDKGKTGAVLRTLPNENRVVVEGVNMRTRHEKPTQEGETGRIVTEEASLHASNVMLYSTDKKVASRVEIVVEKDGTKKRRLKKTGEVLD; from the coding sequence ATGGCGACTGCAACCACCAAGGCCAAGGCCACCGAGCGCATCAAGATGCGCATCCGCAAAGGCGACACCGTTCAGGTGATCGCCGGCAAGGACAAGGGCAAGACCGGTGCCGTTCTGCGCACCCTGCCCAACGAAAACCGTGTCGTCGTGGAGGGCGTGAACATGCGCACCCGCCACGAAAAGCCCACCCAGGAGGGCGAGACCGGCCGCATCGTGACGGAGGAAGCATCCCTGCATGCCTCCAACGTGATGCTGTATTCCACCGACAAAAAGGTGGCCAGCCGCGTTGAAATCGTCGTCGAGAAGGACGGCACCAAGAAGCGCCGGCTGAAGAAAACCGGTGAAGTCCTCGACTGA
- the rplN gene encoding 50S ribosomal protein L14, with protein sequence MIQQESYLTVADNSGAKRIQCIRVLGTNRRYAHVGDVIVAAVKDAAPNMGVKKSDVVKAVVVRTKATMRRETGNSIRFDDNAAVIINDDKNPKGTRVFGPVARELRERSFTKIVSLAPEVI encoded by the coding sequence GTGATCCAGCAGGAGTCCTATCTCACCGTTGCCGACAACAGCGGCGCCAAGCGCATTCAGTGCATTCGCGTCCTCGGCACCAACCGTCGCTATGCCCACGTGGGCGACGTGATCGTTGCCGCCGTGAAGGATGCCGCCCCCAACATGGGCGTCAAAAAGTCCGACGTGGTGAAGGCCGTTGTGGTGCGCACCAAAGCCACCATGCGTCGTGAAACCGGAAACTCGATCCGTTTCGACGACAACGCCGCCGTCATCATCAACGACGACAAAAACCCGAAAGGCACCCGCGTCTTCGGACCGGTGGCCCGTGAGCTGCGTGAGCGCAGCTTCACCAAAATCGTGTCCCTCGCTCCGGAGGTGATCTGA
- the rpsQ gene encoding 30S ribosomal protein S17 — protein MAVKERIGTVVSDKMEKTVVVAVESRFPHPIYQKTVSRTTRYKAHDEDNTCRVGDRVRITETRPMSRQKRWAIAEVLSHSPKAAAEEANKAEAQEVKQ, from the coding sequence ATGGCAGTCAAGGAAAGGATCGGCACCGTCGTCAGCGACAAGATGGAAAAAACGGTGGTGGTCGCGGTGGAAAGCCGCTTCCCACACCCCATCTATCAAAAGACGGTCAGCCGTACCACCCGTTACAAGGCTCACGACGAAGACAACACCTGTCGCGTCGGTGACCGCGTTCGCATCACTGAAACCCGTCCGATGAGCCGCCAAAAGCGGTGGGCCATCGCCGAGGTCCTCAGCCACAGCCCGAAAGCTGCGGCTGAGGAAGCCAACAAGGCTGAAGCTCAGGAGGTGAAGCAGTGA
- the rpmC gene encoding 50S ribosomal protein L29, whose translation MARPNAADVRSLSDSDINEQIDGLRRELFQLRFQQATRQLANTHRFKEVRIKLAQLLTVQSERQRSTAS comes from the coding sequence ATGGCCCGTCCCAACGCCGCCGATGTGCGCAGCCTGTCCGATTCGGACATCAACGAACAGATCGACGGCCTGCGCCGCGAGCTGTTCCAACTCCGTTTCCAGCAGGCCACGCGCCAGCTCGCTAACACGCACCGTTTCAAAGAGGTCCGCATCAAGCTGGCCCAGCTGCTGACGGTGCAGTCGGAGCGCCAGCGCTCCACCGCCTCCTGA
- the rplP gene encoding 50S ribosomal protein L16: MLSPKRVKFRKQQRGRMRGVATRGNTIAFGQFALQAQECGWITSRQIEASRRAMTRYVKRGGKIWIRIFPDKPVTMRAAETRMGSGKGNPEFWVAVIKPGRILFEMGGDEITPEIAKEAMRLAQYKLPVKTKFIQLDEQEKSAGAKAPAASEAVTVES, encoded by the coding sequence ATGCTGAGTCCAAAACGCGTCAAATTCCGTAAGCAGCAGCGAGGCCGCATGCGCGGCGTCGCCACCCGGGGCAACACCATTGCCTTCGGACAATTCGCGCTGCAGGCACAGGAATGTGGCTGGATCACCTCGCGCCAGATCGAGGCCAGCCGTCGTGCCATGACCCGCTACGTCAAGCGTGGCGGAAAAATCTGGATCCGGATCTTCCCCGACAAGCCGGTCACCATGCGCGCTGCCGAAACCCGGATGGGTTCCGGTAAGGGCAACCCAGAATTCTGGGTGGCGGTGATCAAGCCCGGCAGGATCCTGTTCGAGATGGGCGGTGATGAAATCACCCCCGAAATCGCCAAGGAAGCCATGCGCCTCGCGCAGTACAAGCTTCCCGTGAAGACCAAGTTCATCCAACTGGATGAGCAGGAGAAGTCAGCTGGTGCCAAGGCTCCGGCAGCTTCTGAAGCCGTCACCGTGGAGTCCTGA
- the rpsC gene encoding 30S ribosomal protein S3 → MGHKINPTGLRLGITQEHRSRWYASSKNYPALLQEDDRIRKFIHKKYGSAGISDVLIARKADQLEVELKTARPGVLVGRQGSGIEELRSGIQKTVGDTSRQVRINVVEVERVDGDAFLLAEYIAQQLEKRVAFRRTIRMAVQRAQRAGVLGLKIQVSGRLNGAEIARTEWTREGRVPLHTLRADIDYATKVASTTYGVLGIKVWVFKGEVLSEQAQPMPVGAAPRRRASRRPQQFEDRSNEG, encoded by the coding sequence ATGGGACACAAAATCAACCCAACCGGTCTGCGCCTGGGGATCACCCAGGAACACCGGTCACGCTGGTACGCCTCCAGCAAGAACTATCCGGCCCTCCTCCAGGAGGACGACCGGATTCGCAAGTTCATCCACAAGAAGTACGGCTCCGCCGGCATCAGCGATGTGCTGATCGCCCGTAAGGCCGATCAACTGGAAGTTGAACTCAAGACCGCACGCCCCGGCGTGCTGGTCGGCCGTCAAGGCAGCGGCATCGAAGAGCTTCGCTCCGGCATTCAGAAGACCGTCGGCGACACCAGTCGTCAGGTGCGGATCAATGTTGTCGAGGTCGAACGCGTCGACGGTGATGCCTTCCTCCTTGCCGAGTACATCGCCCAGCAGCTGGAGAAGCGTGTGGCCTTCCGCCGCACCATTCGCATGGCTGTGCAGCGCGCTCAGCGTGCCGGCGTTCTGGGTCTGAAGATCCAGGTGTCCGGTCGCCTGAACGGTGCTGAGATCGCCCGGACGGAATGGACCCGCGAGGGTCGGGTGCCCCTTCACACCCTGCGTGCCGACATCGACTACGCCACCAAGGTGGCCAGCACGACCTACGGCGTGCTCGGCATCAAGGTTTGGGTGTTCAAGGGCGAAGTGCTGAGCGAACAGGCTCAGCCCATGCCGGTGGGTGCCGCCCCCCGGCGCCGGGCCAGCCGTCGGCCCCAACAGTTCGAAGACCGCTCAAACGAGGGTTGA